A genomic segment from Streptomyces sp. NBC_00654 encodes:
- a CDS encoding bifunctional 3'-5' exonuclease/DNA polymerase has protein sequence MTVRWALATAEGGGALLVPLERDGTPAGPVLAEPDLAEAVRSRPGVARWVWRSTGEIYPRLLAAGVRVERCYDIECAELLLLGHEGRLGEPRSAAAAWARLSHAPVPPDPPPRSAEPGSQSSLFEPPSGTDVPFEGLLAVYADQVRRHDACAHPGRMRLLTASESAGMLVAAEMHRDGLPWRADVHRDVLDELLGERYAGGGEPRRLAELVDEVSAAFGRRVRPDLPADVIKAFAQAGIKVKSTRRWELAELDHPAVEPLIAYKKLYRIWTAHGWSWLQDWVREGRFRPEYQPGGTVSGRWTTNGGGALQIPKVIRRAVVADEGWRLVVADADQMEPRVLAAISRDPGLMEVAGHDGDLYKSLSDRAFHGDRDDAKLALLGAVYGQTSGDGLKNLAALRRRFPHAVAYVDDAAKAGEEGRLVRTWLGRTSPPAAGADDDTGGEAGLPQEDGGGTAGDGEGAGERGGEFVPGYASSHSRARGRFTRNFVVQGSAADWALLLLAALRRTLFTAGLRAELVFFQHDEVIVHCPAEETGTVVEAIRAAGELAGRTAFGPTPVRFPFTTAVVERYSDAK, from the coding sequence ATGACCGTACGTTGGGCTCTGGCCACGGCAGAGGGCGGCGGTGCGCTGCTCGTGCCGCTGGAACGGGACGGCACGCCCGCCGGCCCGGTCCTCGCCGAGCCCGACCTCGCCGAGGCGGTCAGGTCCCGGCCCGGCGTGGCGCGCTGGGTATGGCGGTCGACCGGCGAGATCTATCCCCGGCTGCTCGCCGCCGGGGTCCGGGTCGAGCGGTGCTACGACATCGAGTGCGCCGAGCTGCTGCTGCTCGGGCACGAGGGACGGCTCGGTGAACCCCGGTCCGCTGCCGCCGCCTGGGCCCGGCTGAGCCACGCCCCCGTACCCCCCGACCCGCCGCCCCGTTCCGCCGAACCGGGCTCGCAGTCCTCGCTCTTCGAGCCGCCCTCGGGGACCGATGTGCCCTTCGAGGGACTTCTCGCCGTCTACGCCGATCAGGTGCGGCGCCATGACGCGTGCGCCCACCCGGGGCGGATGCGTCTGCTCACCGCCTCCGAGTCGGCCGGCATGCTCGTGGCCGCCGAGATGCACCGGGACGGGCTGCCCTGGCGGGCCGATGTGCACCGGGACGTGCTCGACGAGCTGCTGGGCGAGCGGTACGCGGGCGGCGGCGAGCCCCGCAGACTGGCCGAGCTGGTGGACGAGGTCTCCGCGGCCTTCGGCAGACGGGTGCGCCCCGATCTGCCCGCCGATGTGATCAAGGCGTTCGCGCAGGCCGGGATCAAGGTGAAGTCGACCCGGCGCTGGGAGCTCGCGGAGCTGGACCACCCGGCCGTGGAGCCGCTCATCGCCTACAAGAAGCTCTACCGGATCTGGACCGCGCACGGCTGGAGCTGGCTCCAGGACTGGGTGCGCGAGGGCCGGTTCCGCCCGGAGTACCAGCCCGGCGGCACGGTCAGCGGGCGCTGGACGACCAACGGCGGCGGGGCACTTCAGATCCCCAAGGTGATACGGCGGGCCGTGGTGGCCGACGAGGGATGGCGGCTGGTCGTCGCGGACGCCGATCAGATGGAGCCCAGGGTCCTGGCCGCCATCTCCCGCGACCCCGGGCTGATGGAGGTGGCCGGCCATGACGGCGACCTCTACAAGAGCCTGTCCGACCGGGCGTTCCACGGCGACCGCGACGACGCCAAGCTCGCCCTGCTCGGCGCCGTCTACGGCCAGACGTCCGGGGACGGCCTGAAGAATCTCGCGGCCCTGCGGCGGCGCTTCCCGCACGCCGTCGCCTATGTCGACGACGCGGCGAAGGCCGGTGAGGAGGGGCGGCTCGTACGGACCTGGCTGGGGCGCACCAGCCCGCCCGCCGCCGGGGCGGACGACGACACGGGCGGCGAGGCCGGGCTTCCGCAGGAGGACGGCGGGGGAACGGCGGGCGACGGGGAGGGCGCGGGCGAGCGGGGCGGCGAGTTCGTCCCGGGGTACGCCTCCTCCCACTCCCGTGCCCGCGGGCGCTTCACCCGCAACTTCGTAGTGCAGGGCAGCGCCGCCGACTGGGCGTTGCTGCTGCTGGCGGCCCTGCGGCGGACGCTGTTCACGGCCGGGCTCCGCGCCGAGCTGGTGTTCTTCCAGCACGACGAGGTGATCGTGCACTGCCCGGCCGAGGAGACCGGCACCGTCGTCGAGGCGATCCGCGCGGCCGGGGAGCTGGCCGGGCGGACCGCCTTCGGACCGACGCCGGTGCGGTTCCCCTTCACCACGGCGGTGGTGGAGCGGTATTCCGACGCCAAGTGA
- a CDS encoding NADP-dependent oxidoreductase, with protein MEAIVYEEFGGPDVLRLARVDEVRPGPGQLRVKVRAAGVNPIDYKIRHGWMEQVFPTPLPATPGTEFAGVVEETGEGVTAFAPGDEVLGWSATGAYATHALAEAAALARKPEGLAWDEAAALPVATETASRVLDELEVAEGDTLLLHGAAGAVGSAAVQLAAARGATVIGTASPANHDYLRVLGAVPVAYGDGLVARVRELAPQGVDAVFDASGRGALPDSIELRGGTTDRIVTIADPDAGKLGVAFSAGGGGPSAERLARNARRAALGELRVPVARTLPLAEARTAHELSEAGHVRGKLVLLPPED; from the coding sequence ATGGAAGCGATCGTTTACGAGGAATTCGGCGGCCCCGACGTCCTGCGCCTGGCCCGGGTGGACGAGGTACGCCCAGGCCCCGGCCAGCTCCGGGTGAAGGTCCGCGCGGCCGGGGTCAACCCGATCGACTACAAGATCCGGCACGGCTGGATGGAGCAGGTCTTCCCCACCCCGCTGCCCGCGACACCGGGCACCGAGTTCGCCGGGGTGGTCGAGGAGACGGGCGAGGGCGTCACCGCGTTCGCACCCGGCGACGAGGTGCTCGGCTGGAGCGCCACGGGCGCCTACGCCACCCACGCCCTGGCCGAGGCCGCCGCCCTCGCCCGCAAGCCGGAGGGGCTGGCCTGGGACGAGGCCGCCGCGCTGCCCGTCGCGACCGAGACCGCCTCCCGGGTGCTGGACGAGCTGGAGGTGGCCGAGGGCGACACCCTGCTGCTGCACGGCGCGGCCGGAGCGGTCGGTTCCGCCGCGGTCCAGCTGGCGGCGGCCCGGGGCGCCACGGTCATCGGCACCGCGTCCCCGGCCAACCACGACTATCTGCGGGTGCTGGGCGCGGTGCCGGTGGCGTACGGGGACGGTCTGGTCGCCCGGGTCCGGGAGCTGGCGCCGCAGGGCGTGGACGCGGTGTTCGACGCCTCGGGCCGCGGCGCGCTGCCGGACTCCATCGAGCTGCGCGGCGGTACGACGGACCGGATCGTCACCATCGCGGACCCGGACGCGGGGAAGCTGGGCGTCGCGTTCTCGGCGGGCGGCGGCGGCCCGTCGGCCGAACGCCTGGCCCGCAACGCCCGCCGCGCGGCCCTGGGAGAACTGCGCGTGCCGGTCGCCCGGACCCTGCCCCTGGCCGAGGCGAGGACCGCCCATGAACTGAGCGAGGCGGGCCACGTCCGGGGAAAGCTCGTCCTGCTGCCACCGGAGGACTGA
- a CDS encoding DUF2786 domain-containing protein, with protein sequence MEPVTDQACAAALYSDDDSALDTGASLLAADPSSDDALHARGEEFVRRAWDRGWHPADLVRSVRRELPDNGERGAALVAGLIVAETARYAALPPRWADQIAELPAPAPRNRPDRFTYAADLLELYRVLLRLPSIEPVGPPPGTVTGLPHLPPAHDEPRMLTRIRALLAKAEATGFPEEAEALTTKAQELMARHSIDEALLAARSHGGRAPGARRIGVDAPYETAKAILLDAVASANRCRAVWNSDLGFTTVVGFESDLEAVELLFTSLLVQGTAAMTGAEAGQRAGGRKRTKTFRQSFLMAYAQRLGSRLAADTERVTAAADVGTASGDGNGSGAPGGLLPVLAARDVAVTETAERMFPRTTTTRVRGAVDEAGWIHGAAAADRARMGGREGEIAR encoded by the coding sequence ATGGAACCGGTGACCGACCAGGCATGCGCGGCAGCCCTCTACTCCGACGACGACTCCGCACTCGACACCGGCGCCTCGCTCCTCGCCGCCGACCCGTCCTCGGACGACGCCCTGCACGCCCGCGGGGAGGAGTTCGTCCGCCGCGCCTGGGACCGCGGCTGGCACCCCGCCGACCTGGTCCGCTCCGTACGGCGGGAACTGCCCGACAACGGCGAGCGCGGCGCGGCCCTGGTGGCGGGCCTGATCGTGGCGGAGACCGCCCGGTACGCCGCGCTCCCGCCCCGCTGGGCGGACCAGATCGCCGAACTGCCCGCCCCCGCCCCGCGCAACCGCCCCGACCGCTTCACCTACGCGGCCGACCTGCTGGAGCTGTACCGGGTGCTGCTGCGGCTGCCCTCGATCGAACCGGTCGGCCCGCCGCCCGGCACGGTCACCGGCCTGCCGCACCTGCCGCCCGCGCACGACGAGCCCCGGATGCTCACCCGTATCCGGGCGCTGCTGGCGAAGGCGGAGGCGACCGGTTTCCCGGAGGAGGCCGAGGCGCTGACCACCAAGGCGCAGGAGCTGATGGCCCGGCACAGCATCGACGAGGCACTGCTCGCCGCCCGGAGCCACGGCGGCCGGGCGCCCGGCGCCCGCCGGATCGGGGTCGACGCCCCGTACGAGACGGCCAAGGCCATCCTGCTCGACGCCGTCGCCTCCGCGAACCGCTGCCGCGCCGTGTGGAACAGCGACCTCGGCTTCACCACGGTCGTCGGCTTCGAGTCCGACCTGGAGGCGGTGGAACTGCTCTTCACCTCCCTGCTGGTGCAGGGCACGGCCGCGATGACCGGGGCGGAGGCGGGCCAGCGGGCCGGCGGCCGCAAGCGGACCAAGACGTTCCGGCAGTCCTTCCTGATGGCGTACGCCCAGCGCCTCGGCAGCCGGCTCGCCGCGGACACCGAACGCGTCACGGCGGCGGCGGACGTCGGCACCGCGTCCGGCGACGGCAACGGGAGCGGCGCTCCCGGCGGGCTGCTCCCGGTGCTCGCCGCCCGGGACGTCGCGGTCACCGAAACGGCCGAGCGGATGTTCCCGCGCACCACCACGACCCGGGTCCGGGGCGCCGTGGACGAGGCCGGATGGATCCATGGCGCGGCCGCCGCCGACCGTGCCCGGATGGGCGGACGCGAAGGTGAAATCGCCCGATAA
- a CDS encoding FUSC family protein — translation MSWLRALKETAREGLTIERSSPEPLIALRGAVGLALVIGVSLALFGPVIAASSAFGAFQAAIATFQRSWRPRPVLALVSGASLGVSTFLGYLVGSQTIPFMGLLALWTFAAGMAWAAGPTGGIIAASNVAIMLVTVTLPTSVADAAAHAGMIAVGGLIQASLVVLFPVRRWGAQRDALADALAAEADYARRLRQDPVAPFDPLPLMTARNAAAVTPREARRRPAELHGARGVAERLRPVLASLADPALGVPAEGLERLWVRELLGAAGSVLDAAARAVRQGDPVHLAPTDLGVLRTPDNEVILVGPARRAADRLDALLSDVIEIAEGAGTRAAAERVGSRPSEPPDPYTAAHPAHPSDLAHTGVETRRRPTLLRLVPVILKAMRRELHHGSPILRHAIRVSVVAAVGFLIGAALPFGHGYWAPMAAVMVMRPDFSQTYSRSVARFGGTLIGVGLASGIVQAVHPGVTLSAILAVFCAWLMYLLMGTGYVVGQVCISAYVVFLLGMAGDDWSQTVLERVVLTLVGGLLAMVSYALYPAWETPRLRNRLADWLVSDGRYAATVVAQYADPTADSHEDVRTALLATREARVAWQEALATAQHEPVRHRGISRAAAADAQHALAELGRSAMLLEAHLPAASAAPVPGAADLAEALHRATEQGARAVRERRVPDWRQVTEAVAHWDVPADGTTPAPDPVVRKGAALLLEALEEFSQALDERGGSRRSDVSRSGPPRG, via the coding sequence ATGAGCTGGCTCCGGGCGCTGAAGGAGACCGCCCGCGAGGGGCTGACGATCGAGCGGAGCAGTCCGGAACCGCTCATCGCGCTGCGCGGCGCGGTCGGCCTCGCCCTCGTCATCGGCGTGAGCCTCGCGCTGTTCGGGCCCGTGATCGCCGCCAGCTCCGCGTTCGGCGCGTTCCAGGCGGCCATCGCCACCTTCCAGCGGAGCTGGCGCCCGCGCCCCGTGCTCGCCCTGGTCTCCGGTGCCAGCCTCGGCGTGTCGACGTTCCTCGGCTATCTCGTCGGCTCGCAGACCATCCCCTTCATGGGCCTGCTCGCCCTCTGGACGTTCGCCGCCGGGATGGCCTGGGCGGCAGGCCCCACGGGCGGCATCATCGCGGCGTCGAACGTCGCGATCATGCTGGTGACGGTCACCCTGCCGACCTCCGTCGCGGACGCCGCCGCGCACGCCGGGATGATCGCGGTCGGCGGGCTGATCCAGGCATCGCTGGTCGTGCTGTTCCCGGTACGCCGGTGGGGCGCCCAGCGCGACGCGCTCGCCGACGCCCTGGCGGCCGAGGCCGACTACGCCCGCAGGCTGCGGCAGGACCCGGTGGCGCCCTTCGACCCGCTGCCCCTGATGACCGCCCGCAACGCCGCCGCCGTCACCCCCCGCGAGGCCCGCCGCCGCCCCGCCGAACTGCACGGTGCGCGGGGCGTCGCCGAGCGGCTGCGCCCGGTGCTGGCCTCCCTGGCGGACCCGGCGCTGGGGGTGCCCGCCGAGGGGCTGGAGCGGCTCTGGGTACGCGAACTGCTGGGCGCCGCCGGTTCCGTACTGGACGCGGCGGCCCGCGCGGTCCGGCAGGGCGACCCCGTCCACCTCGCCCCCACCGACCTCGGTGTCCTGCGCACGCCCGACAACGAGGTGATCCTCGTCGGACCGGCCCGCCGCGCGGCCGACCGGCTCGACGCGCTGCTCTCCGACGTCATCGAGATCGCCGAGGGCGCCGGCACCCGGGCCGCGGCCGAACGCGTCGGCTCCCGCCCGTCCGAACCGCCCGACCCCTACACCGCCGCTCATCCGGCCCATCCGTCCGACCTCGCCCACACCGGAGTGGAGACCCGGCGCCGGCCCACCCTCCTCCGGCTGGTCCCGGTGATCCTGAAGGCGATGCGCCGGGAACTGCACCACGGCTCCCCGATCCTGCGCCACGCGATCCGGGTCTCCGTGGTGGCCGCTGTCGGGTTCCTCATCGGTGCCGCGCTGCCGTTCGGCCACGGCTACTGGGCGCCGATGGCCGCCGTCATGGTGATGCGGCCGGACTTCTCCCAGACGTACTCGCGCTCCGTGGCCCGCTTCGGCGGCACCCTGATCGGGGTGGGGCTCGCGAGCGGGATCGTGCAGGCCGTGCACCCCGGCGTGACGCTCTCCGCGATCCTCGCGGTGTTCTGCGCCTGGCTGATGTACCTGCTGATGGGCACCGGCTATGTCGTCGGCCAGGTCTGCATCTCCGCGTATGTCGTCTTCCTGCTCGGCATGGCGGGCGACGACTGGTCCCAGACCGTCCTCGAACGCGTGGTGCTGACCCTGGTCGGCGGACTGCTCGCGATGGTCTCGTACGCCCTCTACCCGGCCTGGGAGACCCCGCGGCTGCGCAACCGGCTGGCCGACTGGCTGGTCTCGGACGGGCGGTACGCGGCCACGGTCGTCGCGCAGTACGCCGATCCGACGGCCGACAGCCACGAGGACGTGCGGACCGCGCTGCTGGCGACCCGTGAGGCCCGGGTCGCCTGGCAGGAGGCGCTGGCGACCGCCCAGCACGAACCCGTGCGCCACCGCGGCATCTCCCGCGCGGCGGCCGCCGACGCCCAGCACGCGCTGGCCGAGCTCGGCCGGTCCGCGATGCTGCTGGAGGCACACCTCCCGGCCGCCTCGGCCGCCCCCGTGCCCGGCGCCGCCGACCTGGCCGAGGCCCTGCACCGGGCGACGGAACAGGGTGCGAGGGCGGTACGGGAGCGACGCGTCCCGGACTGGCGGCAGGTCACCGAGGCGGTGGCGCACTGGGACGTGCCGGCGGACGGCACCACCCCCGCGCCCGACCCGGTCGTACGCAAGGGCGCGGCGCTGCTCCTCGAAGCGCTGGAGGAGTTCTCGCAGGCGCTGGACGAACGGGGCGGCAGCAGACGCAGTGACGTGTCCAGGTCCGGGCCGCCCCGAGGCTGA
- a CDS encoding DUF397 domain-containing protein has protein sequence MHDVYNGMAATELRGVVWQKSRHSNSQGSCVEFAKLPGGNVAMRNSRHPDGPALVYTPAEIEALLLGVKDGEFDHLATGG, from the coding sequence GTGCACGACGTGTACAACGGCATGGCGGCCACAGAGCTTCGCGGAGTCGTCTGGCAGAAGAGCAGACACAGCAACTCCCAGGGGTCCTGCGTGGAGTTCGCGAAACTGCCCGGAGGGAATGTGGCGATGCGGAACTCGCGCCACCCCGACGGGCCCGCACTCGTCTATACGCCCGCCGAGATAGAGGCGCTGCTGCTCGGCGTCAAGGACGGGGAGTTCGACCATCTGGCGACGGGCGGCTGA
- a CDS encoding ATP-binding protein: MLEPLRQGLPPIDPSAVAGSASCSLPARYEAVGGARKFTRTTLSQWELTDRFDDVALVVSELVTNALRHALPDDAPRDPQEPAVRLHLMRWTSRLVCAVRDPSQESPVAGEAPDSAESGRGLFLVESFSDSWGWHPSPVPMGEPPCAALRGKVVWALFRLTDNKLTDSTKPQETAGIHAE; the protein is encoded by the coding sequence ATGCTCGAGCCGTTAAGGCAGGGGCTTCCCCCCATCGACCCCTCAGCGGTCGCCGGATCGGCATCGTGCTCGCTTCCCGCCCGCTACGAAGCGGTCGGCGGGGCGCGGAAGTTCACCCGAACGACGCTCAGTCAGTGGGAGCTGACCGACCGTTTCGACGATGTCGCGCTCGTGGTGTCCGAACTCGTCACCAACGCCCTGCGTCACGCGCTGCCCGACGACGCGCCCCGGGACCCCCAGGAACCGGCGGTACGGCTGCACTTGATGCGCTGGACCTCACGCCTGGTGTGCGCCGTGCGCGACCCCAGCCAGGAGAGCCCGGTGGCCGGTGAGGCACCGGACTCCGCGGAGTCGGGCCGCGGCCTGTTCCTGGTGGAGTCCTTCAGCGACAGCTGGGGCTGGCACCCCTCACCCGTACCGATGGGTGAGCCGCCCTGCGCGGCGCTGCGCGGCAAGGTGGTCTGGGCGCTGTTCCGGCTCACGGACAACAAACTGACGGACAGCACGAAACCGCAGGAAACCGCCGGAATTCATGCGGAGTAG